In Roseisolibacter agri, the following proteins share a genomic window:
- the menC gene encoding o-succinylbenzoate synthase — protein sequence MIRLEELALREIRLPLKEPFRISSGVVSDRRILLLELRDDEGATGWSECVAFDTPMYSPDTIDTSWLAITEWIAPRVLGRSFGDPREILPALERDFRGHLMPKAAVEMGMWVVAAERAGVPLARLLGGTRTHIATGISLGIERTPDALVEKARQALAQGYRKIKLKIQPGADVEYVTAVREALGPDAPLMADANNAYTLADTHQLARLDALDLLMIEQPLAWDDLVQHAELQRRLRTPICLDESITSLDRARDMVTLGAGRIVNIKPGRVGGFAASLAIHDFSVQHSVPVWCGGMLESGIGRACNVALASLPGFTKPGDLSPSARYWARDVVTPEWTMSDDGMVTVPLDRPGLGVTVDVDRIDDLTVRRTVLRAPGAVAAV from the coding sequence ATGATCCGACTCGAGGAGCTCGCGCTGCGCGAGATCCGCCTGCCGCTGAAGGAGCCGTTCCGCATCTCGTCCGGCGTCGTCAGCGACCGGCGCATCCTCCTGCTGGAGCTGCGCGACGACGAGGGCGCGACCGGGTGGAGCGAGTGCGTGGCGTTCGACACGCCGATGTACAGCCCCGACACGATCGACACGTCGTGGCTGGCGATCACCGAGTGGATCGCGCCGCGCGTGCTCGGCCGCTCCTTCGGCGATCCGCGCGAGATCCTGCCCGCGCTGGAGCGCGACTTCCGCGGGCACCTGATGCCGAAGGCCGCGGTGGAGATGGGGATGTGGGTCGTGGCGGCCGAGCGGGCGGGCGTGCCGCTGGCGCGGCTGCTGGGCGGCACGCGCACGCACATCGCCACCGGCATCTCGCTCGGCATCGAGCGCACGCCGGACGCGCTGGTCGAGAAGGCGCGGCAGGCGCTGGCGCAGGGCTACCGCAAGATCAAGCTGAAGATCCAGCCCGGCGCGGACGTCGAGTACGTGACCGCGGTGCGCGAGGCGCTGGGGCCCGACGCGCCGCTGATGGCCGACGCCAACAACGCCTACACGCTGGCCGACACGCACCAGCTGGCGCGGCTGGACGCGCTGGACCTGCTGATGATCGAGCAGCCGCTCGCGTGGGACGACCTGGTGCAGCACGCGGAGCTGCAGCGCCGCCTGCGGACGCCGATCTGCCTGGACGAGTCGATCACGTCGCTGGACCGCGCGCGCGACATGGTGACGCTGGGCGCGGGCCGCATCGTGAACATCAAGCCCGGGCGCGTGGGCGGCTTCGCGGCGTCGCTGGCGATCCACGATTTCTCGGTGCAACACAGTGTCCCTGTATGGTGTGGAGGGATGCTGGAGAGCGGGATCGGCCGCGCGTGCAACGTCGCCCTCGCGTCGCTGCCCGGCTTCACCAAGCCCGGCGACCTGTCGCCGAGCGCGCGCTACTGGGCGCGCGACGTGGTGACGCCGGAGTGGACGATGAGCGACGACGGCATGGTGACGGTGCCGCTCGACCGCCCGGGGCTCGGCGTCACCGTCGACGTCGACCGCATCGACGACCTGACCGTCCGCCGCACCGTGCTCCGCGCGCCCGGCGCCGTCGCCGCGGTCTGA
- a CDS encoding GNAT family N-acetyltransferase, which yields MIHESAHGPTTAAPPPAAIGAPEVIRRVQTLAEYRECVALQEETWGEGFSERVPASVLLVSQKLGGVVAAAFQGERMVGFVFGMTGPMHGRLVHWSDMLAVRPEARGSGIGERLKRHQRELVRALGVETMHWTFDPLVARNARLNLVRLGARATEYVPNMYGAGTGSPLHGAMPTDRLVVTWDLTRDDAAPRDASEGPTVRIEVPHDVHALPPEQRAEWRAVTRAAFLEHLARGYRIVAFRRGDGDALPYYELARDAFTEDDA from the coding sequence ATGATCCATGAGAGCGCCCACGGGCCGACGACCGCCGCGCCTCCACCAGCCGCCATCGGCGCCCCGGAGGTCATCCGCCGCGTGCAGACGCTGGCCGAGTACCGCGAGTGCGTGGCGCTGCAGGAGGAGACGTGGGGGGAGGGCTTCTCGGAGCGCGTCCCCGCCTCGGTGCTGCTCGTGAGCCAGAAGCTCGGCGGCGTCGTCGCGGCGGCGTTCCAGGGCGAGCGCATGGTGGGCTTCGTGTTCGGCATGACGGGCCCGATGCACGGCCGCCTGGTCCACTGGTCCGACATGCTCGCGGTGCGCCCCGAGGCGCGCGGCAGCGGGATCGGCGAGCGCCTCAAGCGCCACCAGCGCGAGCTCGTGCGCGCGCTCGGCGTCGAGACGATGCACTGGACGTTCGATCCGCTGGTCGCGCGCAACGCGCGCCTGAACCTCGTCCGCCTGGGCGCGCGCGCGACCGAGTACGTGCCCAACATGTACGGCGCGGGCACCGGCAGCCCGCTGCACGGCGCGATGCCCACCGACCGGCTGGTGGTGACGTGGGACCTGACGCGCGACGACGCCGCGCCGCGCGACGCCTCCGAGGGCCCGACCGTGCGGATCGAAGTCCCGCACGACGTGCACGCGCTCCCGCCCGAGCAGCGCGCCGAGTGGCGCGCCGTCACGCGCGCGGCGTTCCTCGAGCACCTGGCGCGCGGCTACCGGATCGTCGCCTTCCGACGCGGCGACGGCGACGCGCTCCCCTACTACGAGCTGGCGCGCGACGCCTTCACGGAGGACGACGCATGA
- a CDS encoding TonB-dependent receptor domain-containing protein produces MRHQPGRPPIGRSPHRAATIAGLAAALLLLAPAPRLAAQTTQPGGATGTIVGQVTEASGRTGLAAVTLVVEGTRLGGSTGADGRFRITGVPAGSHAVTARRIGYGQQRVAVTVPAGGEVAASFTLSSSPIALDQVVVTGTAGAQERRAIGNAVTSVAAAEVLDKSAAPDLSSLLNARAPGVTINPRSGRLGAGPSIQIRGRSSLSLDNQPLVYVDGVRINNATSTGPQSVGGLGQQGASVGGRLNDINPEDIESIEVIKGPAAATIYGTEAANGVIQIITKRGASGTRPQLNLVVEQGTLHFRDAIGRTPLNYFRTAGGEIVTWNGLQQEADSGRPIYEMGQTRRYSGTVSGGREAMRYYLGSSYETDFGVEPNNSLRQFGVQANLNSQLRANTDFASSLKFVELANRLGADIGASGLLGAQVGHRLLFPNTRGFFAIVPEIAQRLYDNRSDINRFTGSATLTNRPASWFTHRAIVGLDYSGEDARAVERFAPPELARYLSTAAASGRIGQTLRRNAIFTGDYAGTVKAQLASTLQSSTSIGGQLYKTEAHTSFLGGTGFPGPNVETVSAVATQLAATQQQIINTTIGAYAEQTFAWRDRLFLTGGLRVDNNSAFGEDFKWVTYPKVSASWVLHEESFFPWRAAFSTLRLRAAYGESGRQPATFAALRTFNPVPGPGGTSGVTPGSLGNADLRPERGKEWEGGFEAGLFDRLTLDFTYFNKRTVDVIVNQPVAPSSGFPGNQVRNLGEVTNHGIELSATLQALARRGFSWDITGNVATNRDRIESLGGLPSLIATFGPSNQVGYPIQGIWTRRVVSADRNPTTGQATNVLCDGGAGAAPIACAQAPFVYVGTPTPRVTGGVGNTFNLGQRLRLYALVDFKRGYRMFNAVNYLRCTGQTGAPLCRENYFPEEFSPVHLAEHSPGAIAVGTNDQFFEDASFAKLREVSATLTFPERWVRSRMSLTLAGRELHTWTKYSGVDPEANQNSVATTALQQEQAVTPPLTRFLATLNVTW; encoded by the coding sequence ATGCGCCACCAGCCGGGGCGGCCGCCGATCGGCCGCTCGCCCCACCGCGCCGCGACCATCGCCGGCCTGGCCGCAGCGCTGCTCCTCCTCGCGCCCGCCCCGCGCCTCGCCGCCCAGACGACCCAGCCCGGCGGCGCGACCGGCACCATCGTCGGCCAGGTCACCGAGGCGTCCGGCCGTACGGGACTCGCCGCGGTCACGCTCGTCGTCGAGGGCACGCGGCTCGGCGGCTCGACCGGCGCCGACGGGCGCTTCCGCATCACGGGCGTGCCGGCGGGATCGCACGCCGTGACCGCGCGGCGCATCGGCTACGGACAGCAGCGCGTCGCCGTGACGGTCCCCGCGGGTGGCGAGGTGGCCGCGAGCTTCACGCTCTCCTCCAGCCCCATCGCGCTCGACCAGGTGGTCGTCACCGGCACCGCGGGCGCGCAGGAGCGGCGCGCCATCGGCAACGCGGTCACGAGCGTCGCGGCGGCGGAGGTGCTCGACAAGTCCGCCGCGCCCGACCTCTCCAGCCTCCTCAACGCGCGCGCACCCGGCGTCACCATCAACCCGCGCAGCGGCCGCCTCGGCGCGGGGCCGAGCATCCAGATCCGCGGCCGCAGCTCGCTGTCGCTCGACAACCAGCCGCTCGTCTACGTCGACGGCGTGCGCATCAACAACGCGACCAGCACCGGCCCGCAGAGCGTCGGCGGGCTGGGGCAGCAGGGCGCGAGCGTCGGCGGACGGCTCAACGACATCAACCCCGAGGACATCGAGAGCATCGAGGTCATCAAGGGGCCCGCCGCGGCGACCATCTATGGCACCGAGGCCGCCAACGGCGTCATCCAGATCATCACCAAGCGCGGCGCGAGCGGCACGCGCCCGCAGCTCAACCTCGTCGTCGAGCAGGGGACGCTGCACTTCCGCGACGCCATCGGGCGCACGCCGCTCAACTACTTCCGCACGGCGGGCGGCGAGATCGTGACGTGGAACGGGCTGCAGCAGGAGGCTGACTCCGGCCGCCCGATCTACGAGATGGGCCAGACGCGCCGCTACAGCGGCACCGTCTCCGGGGGCCGCGAGGCGATGCGCTACTACCTCGGCTCGTCCTACGAGACCGACTTCGGCGTGGAGCCCAACAACTCGCTGCGGCAGTTCGGCGTGCAGGCGAACCTGAACTCGCAGCTGCGCGCGAACACCGACTTCGCGTCGAGCCTCAAGTTCGTGGAGCTGGCGAACCGCCTGGGCGCGGACATCGGCGCCTCGGGGCTGCTGGGCGCGCAGGTCGGGCACCGGCTGCTCTTCCCGAACACGCGCGGCTTCTTCGCCATCGTGCCGGAGATCGCGCAGCGGCTCTACGACAACCGCAGCGACATCAACCGCTTCACCGGCAGCGCGACGCTCACCAACCGGCCCGCGAGCTGGTTCACGCACCGCGCGATCGTAGGCCTCGACTACTCGGGCGAGGACGCGCGCGCGGTGGAGCGCTTCGCGCCGCCCGAGCTGGCGCGCTACCTCTCGACCGCCGCGGCGAGCGGCCGCATCGGCCAGACGCTGCGCCGCAACGCGATCTTCACCGGCGACTACGCCGGCACCGTGAAGGCGCAGCTCGCGTCCACGCTGCAGTCGTCGACGTCCATCGGCGGGCAGCTCTACAAGACCGAGGCGCACACGAGCTTCCTGGGCGGCACCGGCTTCCCCGGCCCGAACGTCGAGACGGTGTCCGCGGTCGCCACGCAGCTCGCGGCCACGCAGCAGCAGATCATCAACACGACCATCGGCGCCTACGCGGAGCAGACGTTCGCGTGGCGCGACCGGCTCTTCCTCACCGGCGGGCTGCGCGTGGACAACAACAGCGCGTTCGGCGAGGACTTCAAGTGGGTGACGTACCCCAAGGTCAGCGCCAGCTGGGTGCTGCACGAGGAGTCGTTCTTCCCGTGGCGCGCCGCGTTCAGCACGCTGCGCCTGCGCGCCGCGTACGGCGAATCGGGGCGGCAGCCGGCCACCTTCGCGGCGCTGCGCACCTTCAACCCGGTGCCCGGCCCCGGCGGCACGAGCGGCGTCACGCCCGGATCGCTCGGCAACGCGGACCTGCGCCCGGAGCGCGGCAAGGAGTGGGAGGGCGGCTTCGAGGCGGGGCTGTTCGACCGCCTGACGCTCGACTTCACCTACTTCAACAAGCGCACGGTCGACGTCATCGTGAACCAGCCGGTGGCGCCCTCCAGCGGCTTCCCCGGCAACCAGGTGCGCAACCTGGGCGAGGTCACCAACCACGGCATCGAGCTGAGCGCGACGCTGCAGGCGCTCGCGCGCCGCGGCTTCTCGTGGGACATCACGGGCAACGTCGCCACCAATCGCGACCGCATCGAGAGCCTGGGCGGCCTGCCGTCGCTCATCGCGACGTTCGGGCCGAGCAACCAGGTCGGCTACCCGATCCAGGGGATCTGGACCCGCCGCGTCGTGTCGGCCGACCGCAACCCGACCACCGGCCAGGCGACCAACGTCCTCTGCGACGGCGGCGCGGGCGCCGCGCCGATCGCCTGCGCGCAGGCGCCGTTCGTCTACGTCGGCACGCCGACGCCCAGGGTCACCGGCGGCGTCGGGAACACGTTCAACCTCGGGCAGCGGCTGCGGCTCTACGCGCTGGTGGACTTCAAGCGCGGTTACCGGATGTTCAACGCGGTGAACTACCTGCGCTGCACGGGGCAGACGGGCGCGCCGCTCTGCCGCGAGAACTACTTCCCCGAGGAGTTCTCGCCCGTGCACCTGGCCGAGCACTCGCCGGGGGCGATCGCGGTCGGGACGAACGACCAGTTCTTCGAGGACGCGTCGTTCGCCAAGCTGCGCGAGGTCTCCGCGACCCTCACCTTCCCCGAGCGGTGGGTGCGCTCGCGGATGTCGCTCACGCTCGCCGGTCGCGAGCTGCACACGTGGACGAAGTACAGCGGGGTGGACCCCGAGGCCAACCAGAACAGCGTCGCGACGACGGCGCTCCAGCAGGAGCAGGCCGTCACGCCGCCGCTCACGCGCTTCCTCGCCACCCTCAACGTGACCTGGTGA
- a CDS encoding RagB/SusD family nutrient uptake outer membrane protein — protein sequence MRLLPSRARAAIACATAVAAAAASACTDITTLKQENPGQLSASTLYAPQNAQLIVNGAIADFDCAFTRYVVGSGLLSDELSNAIGSVDNYNYDARRLLTNADYGTGTCGNNQRPPIYTTLSVARASADTALARLREWTDAQMPAGVNRTRLIGQAATYAGYSLVLLGEGMCTAAINLGPELQPAQLFEQAKIRFDSAVVAATAANDQPTLNLALLGRARTLLNLKNPAAAATDAARIPAGFVANMVGEGTNNRRQNFVFISINQSNWSTVDASFRGLTTESGAADPRVAVTNTGRAGTAQGSQVWTADKYGSLTAPMPIARYAEAQLILAEARVAAGDLAGAAAAINAARAGRAALGTYSATGQTAAQVQAQIVEERRRELFLEGHRLGDMRRLNIPFTPAAGTAYPGGGGVYGSQTCFPLPDVERINNPTIAGGA from the coding sequence ATGCGACTCCTCCCCTCGCGCGCGCGCGCGGCGATCGCGTGCGCCACCGCGGTCGCGGCGGCCGCCGCCAGCGCGTGCACCGACATCACGACGCTCAAGCAGGAGAACCCGGGACAGCTCTCGGCCTCCACGCTCTACGCGCCGCAGAACGCGCAGCTGATCGTCAACGGCGCGATCGCCGACTTCGACTGCGCCTTCACGCGCTACGTCGTCGGCAGCGGCCTGCTCTCGGACGAGCTGTCGAACGCGATCGGCAGCGTCGACAACTACAACTACGACGCGCGCCGGCTGCTCACCAACGCCGACTACGGCACCGGCACCTGCGGCAACAACCAACGGCCGCCCATCTACACCACGCTATCGGTCGCGCGCGCGTCGGCCGACACCGCGCTCGCCCGGCTGCGCGAGTGGACCGACGCGCAGATGCCCGCGGGCGTGAACCGCACGCGCCTCATCGGGCAGGCCGCCACCTACGCCGGCTACAGCCTCGTGCTGCTGGGCGAGGGGATGTGCACGGCCGCCATCAACCTCGGGCCCGAGCTGCAGCCCGCGCAGCTGTTCGAGCAGGCGAAGATCCGCTTCGACTCCGCGGTCGTCGCGGCGACGGCGGCCAACGACCAGCCCACGCTCAACCTGGCGCTGCTGGGCCGCGCGCGCACGCTGCTGAACCTCAAGAACCCGGCGGCCGCCGCCACCGACGCGGCGCGCATCCCGGCGGGCTTCGTGGCCAACATGGTGGGCGAGGGCACGAACAACCGCCGCCAGAACTTCGTCTTCATCTCGATCAACCAGAGCAACTGGTCGACGGTGGACGCGTCGTTCCGCGGACTCACGACCGAGAGCGGCGCCGCGGATCCGCGCGTGGCGGTGACCAACACAGGCCGCGCCGGCACCGCGCAGGGCTCGCAGGTCTGGACGGCGGACAAATACGGGTCGCTCACCGCGCCCATGCCGATCGCGCGCTACGCGGAGGCGCAGCTGATCCTCGCGGAGGCGCGCGTGGCCGCGGGCGACCTCGCGGGCGCGGCCGCCGCCATCAACGCCGCACGCGCCGGGCGCGCGGCGCTCGGCACCTACAGCGCGACCGGGCAGACCGCGGCCCAGGTGCAGGCGCAGATCGTCGAGGAGCGGCGGCGCGAGCTCTTCCTGGAGGGGCACCGCCTGGGCGACATGCGCCGCCTCAACATCCCCTTCACGCCGGCCGCCGGCACGGCGTACCCCGGCGGTGGCGGCGTGTACGGCTCGCAGACGTGCTTCCCGCTCCCCGACGTCGAGCGCATCAACAACCCGACGATCGCCGGCGGCGCCTGA
- a CDS encoding serine hydrolase: MRARTRTTFTTATALATLAAAGVVVSPRLVVAQAREPYPGYAAYVEQALKTWKVPGTGIAIVRNDSVVFARGFGVRELGRPAPVTERTLFAIGSSSKAFTAAAVAMLVDEKKVSLDAPAATYLPGLQLADPYATRELTVRDLLSHRSGLARGELAWYGSGFDRDEIVRRVRYLQPSWSFRSQFGYQNIMYIAAGQVVAHVANTTWDDFVKSRIFGPLGMTSSSTSTKALDPQMELATPHATVNDTVRPVGAWRNIDNAGPAGSINSHVVDMAQWLRLQLGRGSYGGRQLISARMIEEMHTPHTVIRLDSAARVLNPDTHLQAYGLGWFLQDYRGKLVVQHGGNVDGFTALVAMMPEEKLGVVILTNMNGTGLPTALMNKLFDLHLKAPARDWSGDLYARTLAAQARAKTAQQRLEASRVRDTKPSLPLAAYAGTYADSLYGDIVVREQNGKLSMTFGPIWRGELEHWHFDTFRTKFDTPVLGPIPVLFRLNAAGKVDEMVLDMAGVVTFKRRPDPAPAAANNR; encoded by the coding sequence ATGCGCGCACGCACCCGCACGACCTTCACGACCGCCACTGCCCTCGCGACGCTCGCCGCGGCGGGCGTCGTCGTCTCGCCACGCCTCGTCGTCGCGCAGGCGCGCGAGCCGTATCCGGGCTACGCGGCGTACGTGGAGCAGGCGCTGAAGACGTGGAAGGTCCCCGGCACGGGGATCGCGATCGTGCGCAACGACTCGGTCGTCTTCGCGCGCGGCTTCGGCGTGCGCGAGCTGGGCAGGCCCGCGCCCGTGACCGAGCGGACGCTGTTCGCGATCGGCTCGTCGTCCAAGGCGTTCACCGCCGCGGCGGTCGCGATGCTGGTGGACGAGAAGAAGGTGTCGCTCGACGCGCCGGCGGCGACCTACCTGCCCGGCCTGCAGCTGGCCGACCCGTACGCGACGCGCGAGCTCACCGTGCGCGACCTGCTGAGCCACCGCAGCGGCCTCGCGCGCGGCGAGCTGGCGTGGTACGGCTCGGGCTTCGACCGCGACGAGATCGTGCGGCGCGTGCGCTACCTGCAGCCGTCGTGGAGCTTCCGGAGCCAGTTCGGCTACCAGAACATCATGTACATCGCGGCCGGTCAGGTCGTCGCGCACGTCGCGAACACGACGTGGGACGACTTCGTGAAGAGCCGGATCTTCGGGCCGCTCGGCATGACGTCCAGCAGCACCTCCACGAAGGCGCTCGACCCGCAGATGGAGCTCGCGACGCCCCACGCCACGGTGAACGACACCGTGCGCCCGGTCGGCGCGTGGCGCAACATCGACAACGCGGGGCCGGCGGGCTCGATCAACTCCCACGTGGTGGACATGGCGCAGTGGCTGCGCCTGCAGCTCGGCCGCGGCAGCTATGGCGGCAGGCAGCTGATCAGCGCCCGGATGATCGAGGAGATGCACACGCCGCACACGGTCATCCGCCTCGACTCGGCCGCGCGCGTGCTCAACCCCGACACGCACCTGCAGGCGTACGGCCTCGGGTGGTTCCTGCAGGACTACCGCGGGAAGCTGGTGGTGCAGCACGGCGGCAACGTCGACGGCTTCACGGCGCTCGTCGCGATGATGCCCGAGGAGAAGCTCGGCGTCGTGATCCTCACGAACATGAACGGCACCGGGCTCCCGACGGCGCTGATGAACAAGCTCTTCGACCTCCACCTGAAGGCGCCGGCGCGCGACTGGAGCGGCGACCTGTACGCGCGCACGCTGGCGGCGCAGGCGCGCGCGAAGACGGCGCAGCAGCGGCTGGAGGCGTCGCGCGTCAGGGACACGAAGCCGTCGCTCCCGCTCGCGGCGTACGCAGGCACGTATGCGGACAGCCTGTACGGCGACATCGTGGTGCGCGAGCAGAACGGCAAGCTGTCGATGACGTTCGGGCCGATCTGGCGCGGGGAGCTGGAGCACTGGCACTTCGACACCTTCCGCACGAAGTTCGACACGCCCGTGCTGGGGCCGATCCCGGTGCTCTTCCGGCTCAACGCCGCGGGCAAGGTGGACGAGATGGTGCTCGACATGGCCGGCGTCGTGACCTTCAAGCGGCGCCCCGATCCGGCGCCCGCCGCCGCCAACAACCGGTGA
- a CDS encoding N-acyl-D-amino-acid deacylase family protein → MSAPRSIALAACLAAVAAVACARGGAAVATDARPAASVASDAPYDVVIVNGRVVDGSGNPWFDGDVAIRGDRVVRVVRRGMLGDAPARTRIDATGKIVAPGFIDVQAGGPYLTGDGRSVSKLTQGVTTEILGEGYTSAPVSDLTLADLAASGPEAVAMARRFQGPRGFDAWLRAMEAHGVSPNVGAFVGASTLRQYGMGLRMGVATGAPLDSMRTALRNAMEDGAFGLGSALIYPPGNFAGTEELIAVAKAMAPYGGLYITHMRSEADKVLEGIDEALRIGREAGVAVEIYHLKAAGTTNWAKMPAMIAKIDSARAAGLDVQATMYPYTAGGTGLAACLPPFASEDGKLLRNLADSAARARIRAEVAKPTSYWESLCEQATPQGVLLGVMRGAANQQWSRKRLADVVAGTGKSWLDAVMDLLLAEGGNIGTIYFLMNEENVKLTLRQPWMIIGTDAAGMDPDSARGGAHPRAYGTYPRILGKYVRDEGVIPLEDAIRKMTGAVAERLLIRDRGLLREGMHADVVVFDPATIREHSTFEQPHRLSTGVEQVFVNGVQVVRDGRHTGAKPGRVVRGPGWRGAAR, encoded by the coding sequence GTGAGCGCCCCACGCTCGATCGCGCTCGCCGCGTGCCTCGCGGCGGTTGCGGCAGTCGCGTGCGCGCGCGGCGGGGCGGCCGTCGCGACCGACGCACGCCCGGCGGCCAGTGTCGCCAGCGACGCGCCGTACGACGTCGTCATCGTCAACGGCCGCGTCGTGGACGGCAGCGGGAACCCGTGGTTCGACGGCGACGTCGCGATCCGCGGCGACCGCGTGGTGCGCGTCGTCCGGCGCGGGATGCTGGGCGACGCGCCGGCGCGCACCCGCATCGACGCGACGGGGAAGATCGTCGCGCCCGGCTTCATCGACGTGCAGGCGGGCGGCCCGTACCTCACCGGCGACGGCCGCTCCGTCAGCAAGCTGACGCAGGGCGTGACGACGGAGATCCTGGGCGAGGGCTACACGTCGGCGCCCGTCAGCGACCTCACGCTCGCGGACCTGGCCGCGTCGGGACCGGAGGCCGTGGCGATGGCGCGCCGCTTTCAGGGGCCGCGCGGCTTCGACGCGTGGCTGCGCGCGATGGAGGCGCACGGCGTCTCGCCGAACGTCGGCGCGTTCGTCGGCGCGAGCACGCTGCGCCAGTACGGCATGGGGCTGCGCATGGGCGTCGCGACGGGCGCGCCGCTCGACTCCATGCGCACCGCGCTCCGCAACGCGATGGAGGACGGCGCCTTCGGGCTCGGCTCCGCGCTCATCTACCCGCCCGGCAACTTCGCCGGCACCGAGGAGCTGATCGCGGTCGCGAAGGCGATGGCGCCCTACGGTGGGCTCTACATCACGCACATGCGCTCCGAGGCCGACAAGGTGCTCGAGGGCATCGACGAGGCGCTGCGCATCGGGCGCGAAGCCGGCGTCGCCGTCGAGATCTACCACCTCAAGGCCGCGGGCACCACGAACTGGGCGAAGATGCCCGCGATGATCGCGAAGATCGACTCGGCGCGCGCCGCGGGGCTCGACGTGCAGGCGACGATGTATCCGTACACCGCGGGTGGGACTGGACTCGCCGCGTGCCTGCCGCCGTTCGCATCAGAGGACGGGAAGCTGCTGCGCAACCTCGCCGACTCCGCCGCCCGCGCGCGCATCCGGGCGGAGGTCGCGAAGCCCACCAGCTACTGGGAGAGCCTGTGCGAGCAGGCGACGCCGCAGGGCGTGCTGCTGGGCGTGATGCGCGGCGCCGCGAACCAGCAGTGGTCGCGCAAGCGGCTCGCCGACGTCGTCGCGGGCACGGGGAAGAGCTGGCTCGACGCCGTGATGGACCTCCTGCTCGCCGAGGGCGGCAACATCGGCACGATCTACTTCCTCATGAACGAGGAGAACGTGAAGCTGACGCTGCGGCAGCCGTGGATGATCATCGGCACCGACGCGGCGGGGATGGATCCCGACAGCGCGCGCGGAGGCGCGCATCCGCGCGCGTACGGCACCTATCCGCGCATCCTGGGGAAGTACGTGCGCGACGAGGGCGTCATCCCGCTGGAGGACGCGATCCGCAAGATGACCGGCGCGGTGGCCGAGCGGCTGCTGATCCGAGACCGCGGGCTGCTGCGCGAGGGGATGCACGCGGACGTCGTGGTGTTCGATCCGGCGACGATCCGCGAGCACAGCACGTTCGAGCAGCCGCACCGGCTCTCGACGGGCGTGGAGCAGGTGTTCGTGAACGGCGTGCAGGTCGTGCGCGACGGCCGGCACACCGGCGCGAAGCCGGGCCGCGTCGTGCGCGGGCCCGGCTGGCGCGGTGCCGCGCGCTGA
- a CDS encoding M23 family metallopeptidase has product MAPLLLPQAAYSQGAQLPPAVELHVPKPPTVAVGDGDAFLVYELHVTNLAAAPLALRRVEVLAPGTDARVLLALADSALGRALTRPGVAPPPALLERARIGGGLRGVTFLWVPVDGRTPPATLRHRLTVAVGDSGAPQTIDGPPVPVTTSAVVVGPPLRGGSWLTANGPAAESGHRRALVPVDGNASIAQRFGIDYLIVDDSGRTYVGDRLKNESYHAHGKDAIAVADGIVAATKDGIPENVPGGRAVPITLETVGGNHVIVDIGGGRHAFYAHLKPGSLRVRQGDRVRRGQVLGLVGNSGNSTEPHLHFHVSDGPSPLGAQGVPYLLDTFQVVGQCRRLIAECTRAATPETRRREMPLANMLLRFPER; this is encoded by the coding sequence ATGGCGCCCCTCCTCCTCCCGCAGGCCGCGTACTCGCAGGGCGCGCAGCTCCCGCCGGCGGTCGAGCTGCACGTCCCCAAGCCGCCCACGGTCGCCGTCGGCGACGGCGACGCGTTCCTCGTCTACGAGCTGCACGTCACCAACCTCGCGGCCGCGCCGCTCGCGCTGCGCCGCGTCGAGGTGCTGGCCCCCGGCACCGACGCGCGCGTGCTGCTCGCGCTGGCCGACAGCGCGCTCGGACGCGCGCTCACCCGGCCCGGCGTCGCGCCGCCGCCCGCCCTGCTCGAGCGCGCGCGCATCGGCGGCGGGCTGCGCGGGGTCACCTTCCTCTGGGTGCCCGTGGACGGCCGCACGCCGCCCGCCACGCTCCGCCACCGCCTCACCGTCGCGGTGGGCGACAGCGGCGCTCCGCAGACGATCGACGGGCCGCCCGTGCCCGTGACCACCAGCGCCGTCGTCGTCGGCCCGCCCCTGCGCGGTGGCAGCTGGCTCACCGCCAACGGGCCGGCGGCCGAATCCGGGCACCGCCGCGCGCTCGTGCCCGTGGACGGCAACGCGTCGATCGCGCAGCGGTTCGGCATCGACTACCTGATCGTCGACGACAGCGGCCGCACGTACGTCGGCGACCGCCTGAAGAACGAGAGCTACCACGCCCACGGGAAGGACGCGATCGCCGTCGCCGACGGCATCGTCGCGGCGACGAAGGACGGCATCCCAGAGAACGTGCCCGGCGGCCGCGCGGTGCCGATCACGCTCGAGACGGTCGGCGGCAACCACGTGATCGTCGACATCGGCGGTGGACGCCACGCGTTCTACGCGCACCTGAAGCCCGGCTCCCTGCGCGTGCGCCAGGGCGACCGCGTGCGACGCGGCCAGGTGCTCGGCCTCGTCGGCAACTCGGGCAACTCCACCGAGCCGCACCTGCACTTCCACGTCAGCGACGGCCCGTCGCCGCTCGGCGCGCAGGGCGTGCCGTACCTGCTCGACACGTTCCAGGTGGTGGGACAGTGCCGCCGGCTGATCGCCGAATGCACGCGCGCCGCCACGCCCGAGACGCGGCGGCGCGAGATGCCGCTGGCCAACATGCTGCTGCGCTTCCCCGAGCGCTGA